The stretch of DNA ATCGAACAAGTTTGGATTATCGTTATAAACAATGCTTTAGATGAATTAGTAAAAATTGATGATTATGAAAATAGAGTACTAAATATCAATATTTTTGAAGAAAATAATGAAGTGATAATAAGATTTAAAGATAGTGCAGGTGGAATAAATAAAGAGATTATAAATGAGATATTTGAGCCTTTTATTTCTTCAAAAGTACATAGTGGAATGGGAGTTGGATTAAATATTGCGAAAAAAATAATTGATGAACAAGATGGAATTATAAGAGCTTACAATGAAGATTTTGGAGCTGTATTTGAGATTAGATTACAAAAGTATGAAGAAGAATAAAAGTTTATTTTTATACAATAAGAAAAAAATTAAATAAAGAAGATAGATGAGAATAGGCTTTATCGGCGATATTGTAGGTCGTCCTGGAAGAAAAATAATAAAAGAAAATTTAACAAAAATTAAAAAAGAGTTTGAAATTGATTTTGTAATTGCAAATGGTGAAAATGCAAGTCATGGTTTTGGACTAACAACTGAAGGTGCAAAAGAGCTTTTAAAAAGTGGAATTGATTTAATCACAGGTGGAAATCACAGCTTTGATAAGAAAAAAGATATGATGGTTTTATTAGAAACTTCAAATGTTTTAAGACCTGATAATTATCCAGAAGGTTTAGTTGGAAGTGGCGTTAAAATCTGCGAAATACAAACTTCAAATGGAATTGAAAAACTAGCAGTTATAAATTTAATGGGAATTTATGGAATGCCAACGGTTGAAAATCCTTTCAATTGGGCTAAAAAATTAGTAACAAATCTTCAAGAACAAAATATAAAAAATATTTTTCTGGATTTTCATGCAGAAGCAACAAGTGAAAAAAGAATAATGCTAATGATGTTTAAAAATCAAATAAGTGCAATTTGTGGAACTCATACTCATGTGGGAACTGATGATTTACAAATATTTGAAAATACAGCATATTTAACAGATATTGGA from Arcobacter suis CECT 7833 encodes:
- a CDS encoding TIGR00282 family metallophosphoesterase, translated to MRIGFIGDIVGRPGRKIIKENLTKIKKEFEIDFVIANGENASHGFGLTTEGAKELLKSGIDLITGGNHSFDKKKDMMVLLETSNVLRPDNYPEGLVGSGVKICEIQTSNGIEKLAVINLMGIYGMPTVENPFNWAKKLVTNLQEQNIKNIFLDFHAEATSEKRIMLMMFKNQISAICGTHTHVGTDDLQIFENTAYLTDIGLTGCRDNVIGMENKIPIQKVTTGIGGHFEVPNSCKSILQMMVVDIEDGKASSAFKIKKYCNNPKLFITEAYID